Within the Tursiops truncatus isolate mTurTru1 chromosome 12, mTurTru1.mat.Y, whole genome shotgun sequence genome, the region cttatggttaccaaaggggaaagggagaggagggataaattaggagtttgggagtaacagatacatactactatatataacacaggtaaacaataaggacctactgtgtagcacagggaactatattcaatatcttgtaataacctataaagaaaaagattctgaaaaagaatatatacatatatacatatatgtatgtatgtatgtataactactctgctgtacacctgaaactaacacaccattgtaaatcaactatacttcagttttttaaatgattaaaaaaatgttttaaactactCTAGTTCCTTCTTTAAACTTTAAACTCTAAACAAAGTATTACTTGTCCTACAAAATATTCTAAGCAAAAGTGTAATTTTCTTATTCCCTTTCAGCCTCTGTGTTCATAATAACTTCATTGAGTTTACTCTCTACCATGACCTAAGAATATAGTTTATCTTTACAATAAGGAACAGCCATTCACTGCCACCACTACCACCGCCACCCCACCTCGCTCCTCTTTATCTGTTTATTGGCAAAATCCACCAGCCTTCCACGGTTGGATTGAACTCCTAGCCTTGGTTCCTAAAAGCCAAAACCATGATCATATACAATTAATAATCCAGAGCTAGCTTGAGATCATATGGTGGACAGTTACTATAGATGCCTGTGAACAACCTACATAATTACAAGAGATGAGTCCCTCCAGCTTTATCCTTTATCAGTTCAAAATAACAAAGAACAGAACTGGGAGCAATACATGAAAAGAACAGCTGCCATCCCAGTTAAGTTCCAGCCTTCTGCCTCTGCTGAAACACCTAGTAAAAAGGGCAAAATCACTTCACTATCCAGTTAGGAAATTCAAAACTCGAAGATGAAGACACTGCCAGGTGAAGACCAAGACAAGGGACCATCAACCATAAGCTCAACTCGGAGACGTATGAGGCCATGGAAAGCATAGGCAGGACAGGTGAGAGACCTATGAGTCAGGAGGTGAAGCAAAGGTGAGAGAATCTGAGCTGTCCGCTACCAAAGCAAGTCGCCAGTTTAAAGAAGGGAATGAAGTGCTAAGAAAGACAAACTGGGTTTCTGGGATTCAGACAGGCAACTGTCTGGACTTCAGGAATTCAGAGAGAGTAAGGCAATGGCTGTAATAGCTGAGAGATCTAGAAGCAAGGGGGAAGCCTACTTGTCATCTTTTACACTTTGCATATAGACTGTAGAGCAGAAATGAGCCAAAAGGTGGATGCAGCAACTTCAGTTAAAAGGAGCACAGGGTTCTGTGGTTTTCAGTATGTTCACATTACAGCTGGGTGAGGGAGGAGCGCTGAAATGACGGGGGGGACATCTGAAGCTTCATTTATCACAGTGTTCGTACAACAGAAGCCTCTTGTCCAGTATAACAGGACTGGACCAACAAGTTGGTCAGTTAACGGAGAAAGAAAGATAGTTAAACCAGaaggtcattttaaaaaacaatacgtAATAAAACTTGTATACcatacataatttattttgacTAAAAGCATAAGAACACATCCATTCACCAAGATTTGCTTTAGAATCAAACTTTTCATTACCATATGGATTCACGGATTGGAATTCTCTGTTGTCTTTTTATAATTGATAATACATTATCTATGATGTCCAGTTTTAATGTCTTTTAAGTGAACCAAGAATTTAAAGGCACTTCCAGATGTTTATGACCCTCCCTCTCCCaacttttataattgttttaccCACATCTAATTTTACAGCAATAGTATtttggcaacttttttttttttttgatgtctgaTCTTATTTGTTACTCTTAGAACATCTCATTTTTGACTGGACTCAGACTTAGAAGTAGAAGCTCTCAGAGAGGACAGCCTCCGTCTCTTGGCAATCTGTTCCTGGTGTTTTTCTTTGGCCTCCTTCATTCTCTTGGCCAAAAGTGTAGCATATTCTGCAGCCTCTTCCTTATTGTTCTTAGTACGCTGTTTCTTCAGAGCAATTCGCCGACATTTGTGTTGCAGAACACGTGGAGTAACAAGACGCTGCACCTTGGGTGTTTTGGTCCTAGGTTTCTTACCTTCTTCATTTAGGGGCTTTCTCGCAAAATACTGGCGGACATCATCTTCTTTAGAGAGACTGAAAAGTCTGCGGATTCTGCTAGCTCTTTGGGGCCCCAGGCGACGAGGCACAGTAGTATCAGTGAGTCCAGGAATatccttctcccctttttttaCAATGACCAAATTGAGAACGCTCAGATTGGCATCCACAATGCAACCCTGTACAGATTTGCGCTTTCTTTCTCCAGTCCTCCTTGGTCTGTAACAGGAATGCCCCTTACTCAGTAGCAGGCGGACTCGGCCATGGGTCAAGACACCCTGCTTCATGGGGAAACCCTGTTTGTCATTCCCACCACTGACTCGGACCACATAACCCTTCCATTCTTCACCCAGAGCGTCAGCAGCAACTTCTGTGGCCATACGCTTCTCATAAAAGGTACAAAGTTTTCGTTCATCGTCCACTTCAAAGAGTTTCTGGCAGCCAGCGGCCGGGAAAGTGATGTTCAGCTTCATTCTGAAGCGGCCGACCGCCTCTGAGGCGCCACGAAAAAGAGCTGGCAACttattttttagggtttttttttgacaGTTTACATTTTAACTAGTTTTTATACAAAGCATTCAACAACAATCTTCTGCACTCTTGTCATTGGATATGTAATATCTAATTAAATTATGAAAGTGTGATAAAAAGTATAACTAACATAATCAGGTGTGAGATCAAGCACATCTTACTTTGGATAAGTAACTTAGTGAGAGCACAATTAATCGGGCACGTGAGTTTAATGACCGTTGGTTGAGACCATAATTTTGTAATGTAATTTCTAAGTTtaaaatgtgggtttttttttttacatttgacaATGATAGCTTCTTAAAAGCACAGAAAGATATAAACTGCTTCCAAATCAAAATGGAGGACTGGGTTACTCCTGGGAAAATATTTCCGGTATTTATTGGATAATAATGACCCCTACATTGACAAATACCAAGAGTAGGTTTAGAGTGATAGACCAGGCACAGACATCACAAACAAGTTTTACTTATCTAAAGGATAGAGAATAAAGCCTATTAAGAGAATAAATTCTCCTAATAAGGAGATGCATTAATGACATCAGCAATATTTTCTTGACCAGATGAAGCTGTAGTCGCATAGAAACCCAATTCTCACCACTTGAACAATACAGTAAGTGAAACTCAATTGCCCTCCTCCAAATCAAGCTTAAATATAAGctttatatgtgtgtttatatacacatGGCTGAAACAGTTCTGCTAATGGAGCAGTCTAGATGTGTGCTGGGGATGACCTCATCTGAGCCAGGTGAAACTCACCAAaacaaaatatcacaaagaaATAAGGTATAGAATAGTGTATGGAGGCATAGGCTCACCCCTGCCCTCTCTAGGTTAACACAGCCTAGATTAGTACTTTGCTGAACACAGAGCTGCTGAAAATAGAACAAAGATCAGTCAGACAGCTATCTCTGAAGGTCACGATAATGGTTCTTACACCAGTCAAAGGTCTACTGTGCATAGGTGTTAAgcgggaaaaaaaagaaagtgtttcacAGTCAAACCATTTGGAAAACACTTGGTTAAACTAAGTTCAACAGATTTCTTAACAGCAAGGCTTTAATATTAGTCATTAGTTAAGAAGAGGCTGTAGGTAGCAATGTTTCTTAAACTAATTTCAactcaaggattttttttcagtttatgcaTTTCCCAAGATCATCTTATAGAATCTACAGGATTCTACAGAGCGTCATTTGGAAAATGCTGCTGCAGCTGGTATCCTGTgttttgtgtctgtgtctgtgttggCTCCTAACTCTGGGGGCAgaacttctttaatttatttttgggtttCACATTTTATCTTCAAGTGGGACCTTTTAAACCTTTGTCCAAAGACCTGCCCCATTTTGAGAACCAAAAGGAATTCAAAAACAGagtcaaatattatttctgtctttggttatttttaaagcagGTAAAAACTTATACACATGGAGCAGTTAAATTGTAATACATGGTAGTAATAGTAATGATAACAAGACCTATGAACTACTGGATCCCTGCAGTGTCTCATATGCCGTGCAAGCTTCCTTACAAATGTGATCTCATGAGTCCCCTGTAAACACTAGTAGATATTATAATTCCTGTTTTCATATGAAACTCAGAGATGTTAAATCCCTTGCCCAAAGCCATaaaactagtaagtggcagagatggAATTGAAATCCAGATCTTCTGACTCTGAAACATGTTCCTTCTCTTATTACCTTACCCATATACCTTCCTGTGTATGAATGTTAGTACTGTAGTAATTAAGGAACAGAGAACTGATAAGAGATGGAACTTCCAAGAGAAGCTCGTGAGTGATGGAGACTAAAGCTAACAGTGAAAGATGTGTAGCTTTCAgataaatgaaggaagaaaagccaTTCCAAGTAAAGAGAACAATGCAAGAAAATGGGATTTGGGAAATGAAAACAGTCAAGAAATGCATCAATAAATTatctaaaaatgattttctttataattcttataaTATTTAGGTCAAAATATATTGCAAGGCACTGAAGGCTACAAGAATAAGCCTTCAGAGTTTAGGAGAGTCCGCCATACTCCTGGAGCCTTGCCCTGGGGGAGGCAGGCACCAACCAAAGAATGGCCACCAGAAAGACTTGCTTCTGGCTGGCCAGCCTGACTTGAGGTCCCTGGGAAAGGTTCTACGTTCAGGAAAACGTGGTGAGAGAGGCCAGAGCAAAACCCCACCCTAAGAAGCTGGGAAAGATGATGGAGAGAATGGCAGGCTGATGATTCACCTCCAAGGTGGAGAAAGTGTTTTAACTATGtggattcttcttttcttttcatcctctctTACATTCCTGGAGAGAcaccacaaaacaaagaaagctacagtaaagtaaatgtttttgtaaaattatcTTCCCCTGCTAGGTAAAATCATTTTGAGGAAAACAAATATGTCCAGGAATTCACTGAACATTCAAATAGAAGTGTTTATACAACCCTAGTCATTGAGTAATTGGTGGGTGTGTCCTATTTTGAGGCATTAGATGGTGTGTACAAAATACAAGGACTGGCCTACAAGCGTTTCCCAAACGTCTTATGATAATTAcctaaagtattaaaaaaataaaaaaactaaaagtcaaAACCTTTCCCCAGGTCACTCCCCAGAGCATTCTAATTCAATGGTTCTGGTAATATAcctaaaattttgcatttttaataggTTCTCTGGGTGACTTTATCATCAGAGAAGGctgggaaccactgctctaatCCTGATTAGCCCAAGTGTGGTCCCCCTCAGCGTGGGTGTCATCCAGGAGCTTGTTAGAAGCACAGAATCTCAGGCTCTACCCCacacctactaaatcagaatctacAATCTCCATGTTAATATGATATTCAGGTGATTCTTACACACTTAAAAGTAGAGAGGAACTGTGTTCTCCAACTTTAATGTGTGAGTAAATCACCTAGGATATTGGTAAAATGCAGATCCTGATTCAGTACGTCTGCACTCAGGTGCAGCTAaattcagcactttttttttttttttacatctttattggggtataattgctttacaatggtgtgttagtttctgctttataacaaagtgaatcagttatacatatacatatgttcccatatctcttccctcttgcgtctccctccctcccaccctccctatcccacccctctaggtggtcacaaatcactgagCTCACCTCCCTGTCAGCACTTCTAATAAGTCTAATAAGACTCAGGTTGCTAGTCTACGGACCATGCTTTGAGGGGCAAGAGACTAGACCAAGGATCAGCGTGAGGATGAGTAGTATTAAGCAGACAATAAATGATGACTGGACTGTTCATAGATTAACAAGTAACCGCTCTCAAGGTTAAACGTGCTAAATTAGTCACATCAGTGTTAATGCTTTTGGGTAACTTTTGTcctaccccatccccacccccatcacttcTCTATCATGAATGTATGGCTAactttcctgctttatttcttcttctggtaACAAAGCTTCTGACCACGAAGTACATTACTGGAATGGGTCCTCTTTGTTCACTGTATTATTACTATACTGCATAATTTGTCCACAGCGTCTATTCATCTATTGCTATCAACTATTTGGTTACACCAATTTGGTAACCAAAAGATGGTGTGGTTAGTCCCACATTAATTACTACATCAGTTTCTGAACTTTCAAATCATTCCACTTCTTTGTTAAGGATACATTTGTTCTGCCAAATCTTCAGAATAACCCTCCACTTGAGTCATTATCAGATTAAAATGTTAGCTAGttttaacaaatgaaaactagctaacatatgtatatgcataaaataatgctttatggttatcagagaataaaaactgaaatatatgtACTCTAAAACCTACATTTTAGTACCAAGTGATTCATTCTGAAGACTAGTTATCATTTTAGCCATGAATTAATAAtccttgtttaattaaaaaaataaagaacccaaTATAAAATTATAGTGTAGATacatgaaatacaaaaataaaacaagtagtATTTCTCACTTCATATATTTGGGGATTTGAAGAAGGCAGGGACATGTATGTTGCAAATGAAAAACTTCCCACACTGAATGCAAACAAGACATCaaagcatatataaatataatcccTACTGGATAAGAAATGGGCCCAGTAAAGAACTGCAGACTTCTggcatttcatttctttgatggGCATTATTCTAATATCTGACCCTTCTACTaggagacagatagatagatagatagatacaaatTTTTGCAAATCACACATCTGTGCATCTTAACAGATGTGCATTAGTTGGTGTAAAATTGGCTGAGTATAATTCAAAATCCTACAGTTGACATTTCAACAAAGAACAATTATATCAGGTGGAATATCACAACTTCTTTCTCAAATTTATAGCAGTTAAATATCTGGTAATCCGCTGAATctgttgttactgtttttaagTGACTCAGTTCTAAAACTCCAAGTGAGCCTTATTCCACAGTTTCTGTCTTCTAATGATGATTTTAGTCGTGGTGTGCATAAACcattaacaaagtgaaaaaaatgacaagtttATATAAGGATCCTGTATTAGTTTGTaagggctgctataataaaataccacagactgggtggcttaaacaacagaaatttattttctcaaagttctggaggctggaagtagaAGAACAAGGTGCTGGCTGAGTTGCTTTCCCACGAGGTCTCTCTCCTTTGcctgcagatggctgccttcttgctgtgtcttcacatggcctttcctctgtgtacaAGCACTCCTGGTATATTTCCTCtccttgtaaggacaccagtcaaacTGGATTAGGGCTCCATCCTTATGGCCTcaattaaccttaattaccttttAAAGGCCATATCTCCTAATACAATCACCAGGGCTAGGGCTTCGACTTATGAGTTTTGGGGGGAACACAACTCAGTCCATTATGGACCCATTTCCAATATCATTTGTTGGGTGTATTGATAGTTTTCAACAGCAACAAGCATTTACCATCGTCTTCCTCATTGTCATCAAGTATTTTGCAAATGTCTAGTACCTTCTGTGCCAAGCAAGTTGCTAATCaataaaatgttccatttttacaTGGATTCATAGCTGATAAGGAGCCGTCAGGTACCTTTTCTTATTCAATCCTCATAACTACCCACTCTAATATTAAAACGTCAAAATTATTATTCTCATCTTAAAGGTGCAGAACAGACAGGGAGAAGCTGACTTGTTCAAGATGGAGAAGATAATAAGTAGTGAGTCCAGGACTAGAACTCAAGTTTGTCTCCTCGtccatcatttttttcccaaactatgatatcaattaaatttaaaatggtcCCTGCTTTGGAAAAAAATCCAGTCATGGTAGTAAGGTAAACAACATTGGATTGGTTGTGAAGGATTGGGAGAATGAATTGGACTCCATGGTCATAAGCTGGTTCCAGCAGCTGACCATCTTCAGATTATAGTCCTAGGAAGAGATTACAGTCCTAGGCAGAAGAGTCTAGAACAGTGACTGGATTGTCATAGGTGCTCAAAtaatatgtattgaatgaataaatattgagTAAATCCAGGAAGGTCCAGTAACTGGCCCACAGTGAGTCCtcaatatttttgaatgagtaaatgaatgattaaatgttAGAGTTAGTTTATTTCCAAGGGTATGTGATACTTACTaggaaacagaaagcatttcAGAAACCACTATGCCAGCCACATCTTTCCAGGCTCAGCTCAAGAAGCTTCCTAAGATTTCCTAGCCCCTTCCCATGTGCCAGAGCCTCTCCTGTATATCCCTAACACATCATTCATGGTCTCCCTAACTTAAATCATATGCATAAATCTCAGCCTCCCCCATTAGACTGTGAACTCCCAGAAGACTCATTCACACTTATTTCCCACACTGTCTTGCACTTAGTAGGCACATACTAAACACTGTGGAATTGAATCAAAGTGTGCTTGTAacccctatttacaatagccaagacatgtaagccacttaaatgcccactgacaggtGACTAGGTAAAGGTGAtgtgtgatacacacacacacacacacacacacacacacacacacacacacacacacatacacacacacaatggaatactactcagccataaaaaagaatgaaatcataaaaaaaagaatgaaatcatgccatttgcagcaacacggatgtacctagaggttatcatactaagtgaagtaagtcagaaagagaaagacaaataccgtatggaacttatttacaaaacagacacacagacatagagaacagacttgtgggtgccgagggggagggggtgggggagggatggattgggagtttgagattagcagatgcaaactattatatatacaatggataaacagcaagatcctagcacaaggaactatattcaatatcctgtaataagccataatggaaaagaatatgaaagagtatacatgtatatgtgtatatctgaagcactttgctgtacactaaaaactaacacaacattgtaagtcaactatacttcaataaaaaataaattaaaatcaatagataaataaaaataaaaacttttttaaaagtgtgcTTGTAACCCACACTCAAAAGTGGGAGCTCCCTCTAGGGTTCCTGGGAGGTTAATGCTTTCACACTTGTATGCTCTGGTCTTAATCTTcacaaaatattgaatttttttcaagttcagaGAAGACGTCTGGAATGGAGAAGCAATTCTCTCAAGCTTCTGTGTTTTGGAGCTAAAAGGCAATTAGACTTTACTCTCCTAAACACAAAGTGAAACAAACCTTTCTTGGTGCCAGAATTTTCCAAGTTCTCTTCTGAAATGTTCTCACTAAGCCTGCATAAAATAAATTGCCTGAGTTTTTTCAGCACTAAAGAATGGACAAACTATTTTTCCATTCAAAGTTTCACAGAAactatgtttttctatttcagatGTTCAGTGATATCAGAAACACTGGGAGGTTTTTTTGTTAAGAGAATGTTGACATAATGAGCTGATTAGAGCTTCAGTTACATCTGCAACAGCAAATGTAGACAAGAATTTGCAAAAAGATTCCTCAACGCAGATAAAAGTTTTCCTACCCAAACCCCTTGCAAAACAGGAGCTGGGCTTTGGCAGGTATAAATTAGAAATGATCTGGAAAGCTTTTGGGGGCAGGTGCTGATTGACATGGAAATTTCACGCAGCAAAATTGATTATACCTGAAAAATTTAAGATGCTaagaagaatatgaaagagaggtAAGACTAGGTTTCAGAGTTTTCTACTGAATGTTTCTCTTTATGTGTTTTTTGTAGAGTAGGACTCCTCAAGCTGTAGAAATTTCCCTCACTGCAGGTG harbors:
- the LOC101319785 gene encoding small ribosomal subunit protein eS6-like yields the protein MKLNITFPAAGCQKLFEVDDERKLCTFYEKRMATEVAADALGEEWKGYVVRVSGGNDKQGFPMKQGVLTHGRVRLLLSKGHSCYRPRRTGERKRKSVQGCIVDANLSVLNLVIVKKGEKDIPGLTDTTVPRRLGPQRASRIRRLFSLSKEDDVRQYFARKPLNEEGKKPRTKTPKVQRLVTPRVLQHKCRRIALKKQRTKNNKEEAAEYATLLAKRMKEAKEKHQEQIAKRRRLSSLRASTSKSESSQK